A region from the Dermacentor andersoni chromosome 11, qqDerAnde1_hic_scaffold, whole genome shotgun sequence genome encodes:
- the LOC126539411 gene encoding uncharacterized protein, with the protein MAATENDDKCRAHELWVRVTTGDEAEAGSCSQSTRDSWWRLIRQRYGDSSRHHHDLDHLNQMAELMAEYADHLSNPRAVALALFFQYLEYDPKSQDNEERCIDAFRRFAEEARIPTDSELYLSVTELIQLTKLHSTEEHKQEGMYGREDKHFFLDFDMCVLGSSPTEYKDYTEKVRLEYSFVPDAVYKSLRSKVLRSFLQIPNIFSTEPFRKKYEERAKSNIRDEIAQLDT; encoded by the exons ATGGCGGCCACCGAAAACGACGACAAGTGTCGCGCGCACGAGCTGTGGGTGAGAGTGACGACTGGCGACGAGGCGGAGGCAGGTAGCTGCAGCCAGAGCACGCGCGACTCCTGGTGGCGCCTGATACGGCAGCGGTACGGAGActcttcgcggcaccaccacgacCTCGACCACCTGAACCAGATGGCCGAGCTGATGGCAGAGTACGCCGATCACCTGAGCAACCCAAGGGCCGTCGCACTGGCGCTCTTCTTCCAGTA CCTCGAGTACGACCCCAAGTCCCAGGATAACGAGGAGCGGTGCATCGACGCCTTCCGGCGGTTCGCCGAGGAGGCCCGAATACCCACG GACTCCGAGCTGTACCTGTCGGTGACGGAGTTGATCCAGCTGACAAAGCTTCACAGCACGGAGGAACACAAGCAAGAAGGCATGTACGGTCGAGAGGACAAGCACTTCTTCCTCGACTTTGACATGTGCGTACTGGGGAGCAGCCCCACCG AATACAAAGACTACACGGAAAAGGTGCGGCTGGAGTACAGTTTTGTTCCCGACGCCGTCTACAAGAGCCTTCGGTCAAAG GTTTTGCGGTCCTTCCTGCAGATCCCCAACATCTTCTCGACGGAGCCCTTCCGGAAGAAATACGAGGAGCGTGCGAAGAGCAACATTAGGGACGAAATAGCCCAGCTGGACACGTGA